The Flavobacterium marginilacus genome window below encodes:
- a CDS encoding AMP-binding protein → MIPKIELAAKADIKAFQEQKLQEVLQYANTNSPFYSSIFAKSNIDVSSIKTIEDLALLPVTSKEDLQKYNDEFLCVPKNRIIDYATTSGTLGDPVTFGLTDEDLDRLAYNEAISFDCAGIKEGDLVQLMTTIDRRFMAGLAYFLGLRKMKVGVIRVGAGLPELQWDSILKYKPTYLITVPSFLLKMIEYAEQHNIDINNSSVKGAICIGEPIRNQDFTSNTLCQKITDKWNIKLFSTYASTEMSTAFTECSHGVGGHHHPELIIIEVLDENNKPVSNGGSGELTFTTLGIEAMPLIRFKTGDIVQLHSDSCSCGRNTLRVGPVIGRKQHMIKYKGTTLYPPAMNDVLNNFGNIDNYIIEISSNDLGTDEILIKIAVQNPSSVFLQELKDHFRSKLRVTPKIEFTANEILMPLIFNPNSRKPIRFFDNRKNAL, encoded by the coding sequence ATGATTCCAAAAATAGAATTAGCTGCCAAAGCCGATATAAAAGCATTTCAGGAGCAAAAACTGCAGGAAGTGCTGCAGTATGCAAATACAAATTCGCCCTTTTACAGCTCTATCTTTGCCAAAAGCAATATTGATGTTTCCAGTATAAAAACAATTGAGGATTTAGCATTATTGCCTGTTACATCAAAGGAAGATTTACAAAAGTATAATGATGAATTTTTATGTGTTCCAAAGAACAGGATTATCGATTATGCTACTACATCCGGTACTTTGGGCGATCCTGTAACTTTTGGATTGACTGATGAAGATTTGGATCGTTTAGCTTATAACGAAGCTATTTCATTTGACTGCGCCGGAATAAAAGAAGGTGATCTTGTACAGCTGATGACGACAATTGATCGTCGTTTTATGGCGGGATTGGCTTATTTTTTAGGTCTTCGAAAAATGAAAGTCGGTGTAATCCGAGTTGGTGCAGGACTTCCGGAGCTGCAATGGGATTCAATTTTAAAATACAAACCTACTTATCTAATTACTGTTCCTTCTTTTTTACTAAAAATGATTGAATATGCGGAACAGCACAATATTGATATTAACAATTCAAGTGTAAAAGGAGCTATTTGTATTGGCGAACCTATCCGTAATCAAGATTTTACCAGCAATACCTTGTGCCAGAAAATAACAGATAAATGGAATATTAAGCTGTTTTCTACCTATGCTTCGACTGAGATGAGCACTGCTTTTACCGAATGCAGTCATGGAGTAGGAGGGCATCATCATCCAGAGTTAATTATTATAGAAGTATTGGATGAAAACAATAAGCCGGTTTCAAATGGCGGATCAGGTGAATTAACATTTACCACTTTGGGGATAGAAGCCATGCCGCTCATTCGTTTTAAAACGGGTGACATTGTACAGCTGCATTCAGATTCGTGTTCATGTGGGCGCAATACATTGCGTGTAGGTCCTGTAATTGGCAGAAAACAGCACATGATTAAATACAAAGGAACCACTTTGTATCCTCCGGCAATGAATGATGTTCTGAATAATTTTGGGAATATTGATAACTATATTATCGAAATTTCATCTAATGATTTGGGAACCGACGAGATTTTGATAAAAATTGCGGTTCAGAATCCCTCTTCTGTTTTTTTGCAAGAATTGAAAGATCATTTTAGATCCAAATTACGGGTAACTCCCAAAATTGAATTTACTGCAAATGAAATATTAATGCCATTAATTTTTAATCCAAACAGCAGAAAGCCTATTCGTTTTTTTGATAATAGAAAAAATGCGCTTTGA
- a CDS encoding TonB-dependent receptor domain-containing protein → MRYTVFITALLFSFVSFAQPAVNKGKITGKVIDAETKLPIEMAIVSIYKGKEIKVFNGLSTDKNGSFSINNLPDGDYHITIDFISYKTATINSSINQKAGMLNLGTILLSPMSNQLNEVKIVSKTSTIQSKIDKMVYSPANDLSSQGGTAADVLKNVPMVSIDIDGKIELQGNPSIRFLINGKPSSMFGASISDALQTIPADQIKSIEVITSPGAKYDAAGTGGIINIVLKENKLEGINSSINLSAGTRLENGSFNFNARHGNFGAGIFFSGNKQLATETKSSSDRISYSEARDSINRLYQNGVNPFDRSGYRTGINLSWSITPKDELAASFSYNSFSNNSTGQTLQNQTSYLADGTLVSEIKSERNSISNFKEKAIDWGLDYKKTFEKENRELDFQLTSSNGKSDINSGHRTSYEENIQPLSGLRNINPGKDHQVGLTLDFAEPISEGYTLETGVKANFQNIENNIVTDTLDSDGSYINNKGQTYAFKYKQNIYAVYASSSFAFFNDFLVGKAGLRYERTNTVADFVGVVIPDYNTFAPSFTVQHKFNKDQSIKFAYTYRIERPDYEDLNPFFNISDPHNISTGNPFLKPEIGNRYELGYSQNFSKGTNIYFSGYYRRNTDDIQSLTTFHPTLTISGTDYTDVTLTTRYNIGSEITYGASLFGLVSMGDKITIRSNIECGQRTNSTPGFESVSSFIYRGNLNLNYQFNSTMFGEISGNYRSSQKIVQGDRPASYFYNLAFRKLFFNKNASLGITMTNPFNKYLSQKSNSYDANYSQVNIKEIPVQSFGISFSYKFGKLEFKKGENENNGVQEPAY, encoded by the coding sequence ATGCGCTATACAGTTTTTATTACTGCTCTCTTATTCTCTTTTGTGTCATTTGCACAACCTGCTGTAAATAAAGGTAAAATCACAGGTAAAGTAATTGATGCCGAAACGAAACTGCCTATAGAAATGGCAATTGTCAGTATTTATAAAGGAAAGGAAATCAAAGTTTTTAACGGATTGAGTACTGATAAAAACGGCTCTTTTTCAATCAATAACCTTCCAGACGGCGATTATCACATTACTATTGATTTTATCAGTTATAAAACAGCGACCATAAATTCCAGTATAAATCAGAAAGCAGGCATGCTGAATCTTGGGACTATTCTGCTTTCGCCAATGTCAAATCAGCTTAATGAAGTAAAAATAGTTTCGAAAACTTCGACAATTCAAAGTAAAATTGACAAAATGGTATACAGCCCCGCAAACGACCTTTCAAGTCAAGGAGGCACTGCCGCAGATGTTTTGAAAAATGTTCCAATGGTCAGCATTGACATTGACGGAAAAATTGAACTGCAGGGTAATCCCAGTATTCGTTTTTTGATTAATGGAAAACCTTCCAGCATGTTTGGTGCGAGTATTTCAGACGCACTGCAGACCATCCCCGCTGATCAGATAAAGAGCATCGAGGTTATCACCAGTCCAGGGGCAAAATACGACGCTGCGGGTACGGGCGGCATCATAAATATCGTTCTGAAAGAAAATAAACTCGAAGGAATCAACAGCAGTATCAATCTATCGGCCGGAACACGTTTAGAAAACGGATCATTCAATTTTAATGCCCGTCATGGAAATTTTGGGGCAGGTATTTTTTTTAGCGGAAACAAACAATTAGCTACAGAAACAAAAAGTTCCAGCGATCGTATTTCCTATAGCGAAGCCAGAGACAGTATTAACAGACTCTATCAAAACGGAGTGAATCCTTTTGATAGAAGCGGTTACCGGACTGGAATTAATTTGAGCTGGAGCATCACTCCAAAGGATGAATTAGCGGCATCCTTCAGTTATAATTCTTTTTCCAATAACTCAACGGGACAAACGCTGCAGAACCAAACTTCCTATCTGGCAGATGGAACTCTTGTGTCCGAAATAAAAAGTGAACGAAATTCAATCAGTAATTTTAAAGAAAAAGCTATTGACTGGGGGCTTGATTATAAAAAAACTTTTGAGAAAGAAAATCGGGAACTGGATTTTCAGCTTACATCAAGCAACGGAAAAAGTGACATTAATTCGGGGCACCGAACTTCTTATGAGGAAAATATTCAGCCGTTATCGGGACTTAGAAACATAAATCCGGGCAAAGACCACCAAGTGGGACTTACGTTGGATTTTGCAGAACCTATCTCCGAAGGTTATACCCTTGAAACAGGAGTTAAAGCAAATTTTCAAAACATAGAAAACAATATCGTTACCGATACTTTGGACTCAGATGGTTCCTACATAAACAACAAAGGGCAGACCTATGCGTTTAAATACAAGCAGAATATTTATGCGGTTTATGCTTCAAGCTCTTTTGCCTTTTTCAATGATTTTTTGGTAGGTAAAGCCGGTCTTCGTTATGAACGTACTAATACTGTGGCAGATTTTGTGGGAGTAGTTATACCGGATTACAATACTTTTGCACCTTCGTTTACTGTTCAGCATAAGTTTAATAAAGATCAATCCATAAAGTTTGCTTACACTTACCGTATCGAAAGACCCGATTATGAAGATTTAAATCCGTTTTTTAATATCAGTGATCCGCACAATATCAGCACTGGAAATCCTTTTTTAAAACCTGAAATTGGTAATCGATATGAATTGGGCTACAGCCAAAATTTCAGTAAGGGGACAAATATTTATTTTTCGGGATACTACCGCCGAAACACTGACGATATCCAAAGTCTGACCACTTTTCATCCCACACTCACTATCAGCGGAACCGATTATACTGATGTTACCTTGACAACTCGTTACAACATTGGCTCTGAGATCACCTATGGCGCCAGTCTTTTCGGATTAGTTTCAATGGGGGATAAAATAACAATTCGTTCCAATATTGAATGCGGGCAGAGAACCAACAGTACTCCGGGCTTTGAGAGTGTAAGCAGTTTTATTTACAGGGGAAATCTGAATCTGAATTACCAATTCAATTCAACTATGTTTGGCGAAATATCCGGAAATTACCGCTCCTCCCAGAAAATTGTTCAGGGAGACCGTCCAGCTTCTTATTTTTATAATTTGGCTTTTAGAAAATTATTTTTCAATAAAAATGCAAGTTTAGGAATTACCATGACAAATCCTTTTAATAAATATCTGAGCCAAAAATCGAATAGTTATGACGCAAATTACTCGCAGGTAAACATAAAGGAAATTCCCGTTCAATCCTTTGGTATTTCCTTCAGTTATAAATTTGGAAAACTTGAGTTCAAGAAAGGTGAAAATGAAAATAACGGCGTTCAGGAGCCGGCTTATTAA
- a CDS encoding C45 family autoproteolytic acyltransferase/hydolase, protein MKKLTVYIFFLALFLISCGTSKSMRHQPEIAAYNNTIPIVKKQSDTIFYTGNNFLLKNKQHLWELYVEGDPLERGLAIGSLTDSLLKKQEHVFFDKINELIPSDFKKSLLRNFLKWYNRKLYLNVDNEFQTEIYGVSQYAPKDLNHIAPSFLRDLYLHGAHDIGHAVQDLAMVGCTSFAAWGNKSDDGSLILGRNFDFYAGDDFAKEKIVAFINPKEGYPFMMITWPGMIGACSGMNAEGLTVTINAGKSKIPLIAKTPISIVTREILQYAKTIDEAVAIAKKRKVFVSESIMVGSANDDKAVLIEIAPDNLGVFEAPDGNEIICSNHFQSDALKDNKRNLAQIKDSHSQYRFDRMTQLLNENQKITPQIAANILRNKEGIDNVPLGYGNEKAINQLLAHHGIVFKPAQRLVWVSANPYQLGEFVCYDLNTIFKNKKENTAAIVSLENSAMNIPPDPFLKTEAYQNYIQFRIEDKKMDSFLAKKSDLPSNQYLDYYQSLNPDYWVVYYKAGLYFYQNKKYNLAEEQFGKALTKEVTSRVEREKISSYLKKAKRKL, encoded by the coding sequence ATGAAAAAACTTACAGTATATATTTTTTTCCTTGCCTTATTCCTTATTTCTTGCGGTACTTCAAAGTCGATGCGTCATCAGCCGGAGATAGCGGCTTATAATAATACAATCCCTATTGTTAAAAAACAATCTGATACTATTTTTTATACCGGCAATAATTTTCTGCTCAAAAATAAACAGCATTTATGGGAGCTTTATGTCGAAGGTGATCCATTGGAAAGGGGATTGGCTATTGGGAGCCTGACCGACTCCTTGTTAAAAAAGCAAGAGCATGTCTTTTTTGATAAGATAAATGAATTGATCCCTTCTGATTTTAAAAAATCATTACTTCGAAATTTCCTAAAATGGTATAATCGAAAATTATATCTTAATGTTGATAATGAATTTCAAACTGAAATTTATGGAGTTTCCCAATATGCGCCTAAAGATTTAAACCATATTGCACCCTCTTTTTTAAGAGATTTGTATCTGCATGGTGCTCATGATATAGGACATGCAGTTCAGGATCTGGCAATGGTAGGCTGTACATCATTTGCTGCTTGGGGGAATAAATCAGATGACGGAAGTTTGATTTTGGGCAGAAATTTTGATTTTTATGCAGGAGATGATTTTGCAAAAGAAAAAATTGTTGCTTTTATTAATCCAAAAGAGGGTTATCCATTTATGATGATAACTTGGCCCGGAATGATAGGTGCCTGTTCCGGAATGAATGCCGAAGGATTAACCGTAACCATAAATGCCGGTAAATCCAAGATTCCATTAATAGCCAAAACGCCTATTTCTATTGTGACCCGTGAAATTTTGCAATACGCCAAAACTATTGATGAAGCTGTTGCTATTGCTAAAAAAAGGAAAGTATTTGTTTCCGAGTCTATTATGGTTGGCAGTGCCAATGATGATAAGGCTGTTTTAATAGAAATTGCTCCCGATAATTTAGGTGTTTTTGAAGCTCCTGATGGCAATGAAATAATTTGTTCCAATCATTTTCAAAGTGATGCTTTAAAAGATAATAAAAGAAATTTGGCTCAAATAAAAGATAGTCATTCCCAATACCGTTTTGACCGAATGACTCAATTACTGAATGAGAATCAAAAAATAACACCACAAATTGCTGCCAATATCCTTAGAAATAAAGAAGGAATAGATAATGTGCCATTAGGGTATGGTAATGAAAAAGCGATTAATCAGCTATTGGCTCACCACGGAATTGTTTTCAAGCCAGCCCAGCGATTGGTTTGGGTCTCTGCAAATCCCTATCAATTAGGGGAGTTTGTCTGTTATGATTTGAATACAATTTTCAAAAACAAAAAAGAGAATACAGCTGCTATTGTTTCATTGGAAAATTCAGCAATGAATATTCCTCCTGATCCATTCTTGAAAACAGAAGCTTATCAAAACTACATTCAATTTCGTATCGAAGACAAAAAAATGGATTCTTTTCTGGCTAAAAAATCCGATTTGCCATCGAATCAATATCTGGATTATTACCAATCTTTAAATCCTGATTATTGGGTTGTTTATTATAAAGCTGGATTGTACTTTTATCAAAATAAAAAATATAACTTGGCTGAGGAACAATTCGGGAAAGCATTGACAAAAGAAGTTACTTCACGTGTTGAAAGAGAAAAGATTAGCAGTTATTTAAAAAAAGCAAAAAGAAAACTATAA
- a CDS encoding phytoene desaturase family protein has product MKKHYDVVIIGSGLGGLVSSIILAKEGYSVCVLEKNNQFGGNLQTFVRDKTIFDTGIHYIGGLSEGQNLYRYFKYIGIMDSLNLKKMDEDGYDIISFEDVNMEFPHAQGYENFVNQLVKFFPEEREAINKYCEAIINTCDTFPLYNLSAEGRYDNDILSVNAKDFIASLTENKMLQAVFAGSNFLYAGCGEKSPFYVHALTVNTYMQSSWRCINGGSQITKQLIKQLKKYGGDVFKYKDVNQLVVEDNAITTAKMKDGTSVEGKYFISNIDPKITLKLAGENHFRKAFVNRISSLEGSISAFSLYVVFKPKTFKYMNKNYYHCKNSSEVWDAQNYNEQNWPKAFMASMNASKTDDGWAEGMTFITYMKYSDLDSWKETFNTVADVNDRGESYDDFKTRKTNRFLDEIEKKFPGIRDCIKSVHTSTPLSYRDYIGGYNGNMYGYEKDCENPMKTFIPSKTKLDNLYLTGQSINMHGVLGVTIGAVVTCSEILGKDYLVNKINQEV; this is encoded by the coding sequence ATGAAAAAGCATTATGATGTTGTTATAATCGGAAGTGGATTGGGCGGACTTGTTTCGTCTATAATTTTAGCCAAGGAAGGCTATAGCGTTTGTGTGCTGGAAAAGAACAATCAGTTTGGAGGTAATTTGCAGACGTTTGTTCGCGATAAAACGATTTTTGATACCGGAATTCATTACATTGGAGGATTAAGCGAAGGGCAGAATTTATATCGATATTTCAAGTACATTGGGATTATGGATAGCCTGAATCTCAAAAAAATGGACGAAGACGGATACGATATAATCTCTTTTGAAGATGTAAATATGGAGTTTCCTCATGCCCAAGGGTATGAAAATTTTGTGAATCAGCTGGTTAAGTTTTTTCCTGAGGAAAGGGAGGCAATAAATAAATATTGTGAAGCAATTATTAACACCTGCGATACATTTCCCCTTTATAATTTAAGTGCTGAAGGACGCTATGACAATGATATTCTTTCTGTAAATGCAAAGGATTTTATTGCAAGCCTCACTGAAAATAAAATGTTGCAGGCTGTTTTTGCAGGAAGTAATTTTTTATATGCAGGATGCGGTGAAAAATCCCCTTTTTATGTACACGCACTTACGGTTAATACCTACATGCAGAGTTCATGGCGCTGCATAAACGGTGGCAGCCAGATTACAAAACAGTTGATAAAACAGCTTAAAAAATATGGAGGTGATGTCTTTAAATATAAAGATGTCAATCAGTTGGTTGTCGAAGACAATGCTATTACCACAGCCAAAATGAAAGATGGCACGAGTGTGGAGGGAAAATATTTTATATCGAATATAGATCCCAAGATTACCTTGAAATTAGCAGGAGAGAACCATTTTAGGAAAGCCTTTGTCAATAGAATTTCGAGTTTAGAAGGCAGTATTTCGGCCTTTAGCTTATATGTCGTTTTTAAACCAAAAACGTTTAAGTACATGAACAAGAATTATTACCATTGTAAAAATAGCAGTGAAGTCTGGGATGCTCAAAATTATAACGAGCAGAATTGGCCAAAAGCTTTTATGGCTTCGATGAATGCTTCTAAAACAGATGATGGCTGGGCAGAGGGAATGACTTTTATTACTTATATGAAGTATTCCGATTTGGATTCATGGAAAGAAACCTTCAATACCGTAGCCGATGTTAACGATAGAGGCGAAAGCTATGACGATTTTAAAACTCGTAAAACGAATCGTTTCCTAGATGAAATAGAGAAAAAATTCCCTGGAATAAGAGACTGTATAAAATCAGTTCATACTTCTACGCCATTGTCATACAGAGATTATATTGGAGGATATAACGGAAATATGTATGGCTATGAGAAAGATTGTGAAAATCCGATGAAGACATTTATTCCGTCAAAAACTAAGTTAGATAATTTATATTTAACAGGACAGAGTATCAACATGCATGGCGTTTTGGGCGTTACCATTGGCGCGGTTGTTACGTGTTCCGAGATTTTAGGAAAAGATTATCTGGTAAACAAAATTAATCAGGAAGTATAG
- a CDS encoding 1-acyl-sn-glycerol-3-phosphate acyltransferase has product MQNKLFDLYTFITSKKLLSFGIAISIVFVLGFLAFRISFQENINQLIPSNDQSGITSKVLDQVNFADKITIIISTKENGSSENLTEYANVFLDSLEPCKPYISKVQGKIEEENIQETFDFVYDNLPLFLNKKDYEHIQNKLHKDSIANTVAADYKSIISPAGLVSKDFILKDPLGISFIALKKMEQLSVGDDFAIQNGFVLTKDRKNLLLFITPKLATNETDQNTFFISNLDKIKANLNRHFKGKAEMSYFGATPVAVANATQIKSDVQNTSIFAGVTLILILAFFYRSVTTPIIIFIPSLLGALFALAVLYVCKGSISAISLGISSILLGETTDYSIYVLTHLRNNRNVKLVFKDITRPLLLCGITTSITFLCLFFIKSEALQDLGIFAGLSVVATTVFSIILIPVLYKFDSKKFIQKPNLIDSLGAFSYHKSKFLIGSMLVLLIVSLFTYSKVTFNNDLSDLNFMTPELKQNERKLDKIANNNDSKSIYLAIYGKSYDEVIAKNNALFKVLEKDKAGKGILNFSSIGGIVFSADVQNQKIKEWNSFWDSQKKANLNQTLINEGSHYGFKADAFSGFFDLLDKSFKPVTIDEYLRVKSFFLDEFVAQKNGFFTISSLVKVTSEKRDVFVNQIKKQQNLVVIDRQETNETFLGTLKMNFENLVDYSFIAVFLVLIIAFRRIELAIISIIPILISWIFTTGLMGLFGLQFNVVNIIVCTLIFGIGVDYSIFMTTALQKEFTFGKIELPSYRTSILLSVATTILGMGVLVFAKHPALKSISLIAIIGIFSALMITFIIQPLIFHFFITNRVKKGKSPYEIKRLVHSALSFTYFGLGCVVLSLGSVVLMAILPFSRKSKLKGFHFLMSKFMHSVLASYPSLKRKIDNTSNETFDKPAVIIANHSSFLDILAIGMLSPKIIFLVSDWVYNSPVFGKGVRLAGFYPVSNGVDNGVEHLRSKVQEGFSIMVFPEGTRSEDNAIKRFHKGAFYLAEQLELDIVPVLIHGYSEVLPKGDFIINGGNTTVTILDRIKFEDTTFGTNPAERTKKISSFFKQHYKKLRLELEGLDYFKAKLMNSYAFKEIQIVKAIKDDVNQNLQLYFDLNKWMDSKAKILHFGNDYGQLDILLALQEPQRKIDSVILSEENRAIAKTNYILKKRTIHYFDQDKLNTLKKYDVVLISNEESVFNLAEVCNLASRIIVLGNKKLKEKIASFGFQTEHETEEMIVLKKVIG; this is encoded by the coding sequence ATGCAAAATAAGTTATTCGATTTATATACATTTATTACTTCCAAGAAATTACTTTCGTTTGGTATAGCAATTTCGATTGTATTTGTTTTGGGATTTTTGGCATTTAGAATCTCTTTTCAGGAAAATATAAATCAATTGATTCCTTCAAATGATCAGTCTGGAATAACCTCAAAAGTATTGGATCAGGTAAATTTTGCCGATAAGATTACAATTATAATTTCTACCAAAGAAAATGGTTCATCGGAGAATCTTACTGAGTATGCCAATGTCTTTTTAGACAGTCTGGAACCTTGTAAGCCTTATATATCCAAAGTTCAAGGCAAGATTGAAGAAGAAAATATTCAGGAAACTTTTGATTTTGTATACGATAATCTGCCTCTTTTTTTGAACAAAAAGGATTATGAGCATATCCAAAATAAACTGCACAAAGACAGCATTGCTAATACTGTCGCTGCCGACTATAAATCGATAATTTCTCCTGCTGGATTGGTGTCCAAGGATTTTATTCTTAAAGACCCGCTGGGCATTTCTTTTATTGCCTTAAAAAAAATGGAACAGTTAAGTGTAGGTGATGACTTTGCTATCCAAAACGGATTTGTTTTAACAAAGGACAGGAAAAATTTACTGCTTTTTATTACACCCAAATTGGCGACAAATGAAACGGATCAAAACACGTTTTTTATCAGTAATCTGGATAAAATCAAGGCAAATTTAAATAGACATTTTAAAGGCAAGGCAGAGATGAGTTACTTTGGTGCAACGCCTGTGGCTGTTGCCAATGCTACACAAATTAAGTCGGATGTTCAAAATACATCTATATTTGCAGGTGTTACCTTGATTTTGATACTGGCTTTTTTTTACAGAAGCGTTACCACTCCAATAATCATTTTTATTCCTTCGTTGCTCGGAGCTTTATTTGCCTTGGCAGTTTTGTATGTCTGTAAAGGAAGCATATCGGCCATTTCTTTAGGTATCAGTTCTATTTTACTAGGAGAAACCACGGATTATTCGATATATGTTTTAACCCATTTGAGAAACAACAGGAATGTGAAGTTGGTTTTTAAAGATATTACAAGACCATTACTACTTTGCGGAATTACAACATCCATTACGTTTTTGTGTTTGTTTTTTATCAAGTCGGAAGCCTTACAGGATTTAGGTATTTTTGCTGGATTGAGCGTTGTTGCCACTACTGTTTTTTCAATAATTCTAATTCCGGTTTTATACAAATTTGACTCCAAAAAGTTTATCCAAAAACCAAATTTGATTGACAGTTTAGGTGCATTTTCGTATCACAAAAGTAAGTTTCTGATAGGTTCAATGCTGGTATTGCTAATTGTTTCGCTTTTTACATATTCAAAAGTTACGTTTAATAATGATCTTTCGGATTTGAATTTCATGACTCCCGAGCTGAAACAGAATGAAAGGAAATTAGACAAAATTGCCAATAACAATGATTCCAAATCTATTTATTTGGCTATTTACGGTAAAAGTTATGATGAAGTTATAGCCAAGAATAATGCTCTTTTTAAAGTACTGGAAAAAGATAAAGCTGGAAAAGGTATCTTGAATTTTAGTTCTATTGGCGGAATTGTTTTTTCTGCCGATGTTCAAAATCAAAAAATAAAGGAATGGAATTCTTTTTGGGATTCGCAGAAAAAAGCAAATTTGAATCAGACATTAATTAACGAAGGAAGTCATTATGGCTTTAAGGCTGATGCTTTTTCAGGTTTTTTTGATTTGCTTGACAAGAGCTTTAAGCCAGTCACTATTGATGAATATCTTAGAGTGAAATCTTTTTTTCTGGATGAATTTGTGGCACAAAAAAATGGCTTTTTTACTATTTCCAGCTTAGTGAAAGTGACCAGCGAAAAAAGAGATGTTTTTGTAAATCAAATTAAAAAACAGCAAAATTTGGTTGTAATTGACAGGCAGGAAACAAACGAAACATTTTTAGGAACTCTAAAAATGAATTTCGAAAACCTCGTTGATTATTCCTTCATTGCTGTATTTTTAGTTCTCATAATAGCCTTTAGAAGAATTGAATTGGCTATAATCAGCATCATTCCAATTCTTATAAGCTGGATTTTTACCACAGGTCTTATGGGACTTTTTGGGCTGCAGTTTAATGTTGTTAACATCATCGTTTGTACGTTGATTTTTGGAATAGGAGTAGATTACAGTATTTTTATGACTACGGCGTTACAAAAGGAATTTACATTCGGGAAAATTGAATTGCCAAGTTATAGAACCTCAATTTTACTTTCAGTAGCAACCACGATTTTGGGAATGGGAGTACTTGTTTTTGCCAAACATCCAGCACTAAAATCGATATCATTGATTGCCATTATCGGAATATTTTCGGCGCTGATGATTACATTTATAATTCAGCCGTTGATTTTTCATTTTTTTATAACCAATAGAGTAAAAAAAGGAAAATCTCCGTATGAAATTAAGCGATTGGTGCATTCCGCTCTGTCATTTACCTATTTTGGATTAGGATGCGTAGTATTATCATTGGGAAGTGTCGTTTTGATGGCGATTTTGCCTTTCTCAAGGAAATCAAAATTAAAAGGATTTCATTTTTTGATGTCGAAGTTCATGCATTCGGTTTTGGCAAGTTATCCATCTTTAAAAAGAAAAATAGATAATACTTCAAATGAGACCTTTGATAAACCTGCCGTAATTATTGCCAATCATAGCTCGTTCCTTGATATTTTGGCTATTGGAATGTTGAGTCCAAAAATTATTTTCTTGGTAAGTGATTGGGTTTATAATTCTCCGGTTTTCGGAAAAGGAGTTCGTCTGGCTGGATTTTATCCAGTTTCAAACGGTGTGGATAATGGCGTAGAACATTTGCGTTCCAAAGTGCAGGAAGGTTTTTCCATAATGGTTTTTCCAGAGGGAACACGGTCTGAGGATAATGCAATTAAGCGATTCCATAAAGGCGCTTTTTATTTGGCCGAACAATTAGAATTGGATATAGTTCCAGTACTCATTCACGGATATTCCGAAGTTTTGCCTAAAGGCGATTTTATTATTAATGGTGGAAATACTACGGTAACTATTTTGGATAGAATCAAGTTTGAGGATACCACCTTTGGCACAAATCCTGCAGAGAGAACTAAAAAAATAAGCAGTTTCTTTAAACAGCACTATAAAAAACTGCGTTTGGAATTGGAAGGTTTGGATTATTTTAAGGCGAAGCTGATGAATAGCTATGCTTTCAAGGAAATTCAGATAGTAAAAGCGATAAAAGATGATGTTAATCAAAATTTACAGTTATATTTTGATTTAAATAAATGGATGGATTCTAAAGCTAAAATACTTCATTTTGGAAATGATTATGGGCAATTGGATATACTTTTGGCATTGCAGGAGCCTCAAAGAAAGATTGATTCGGTTATACTTTCAGAAGAGAATAGAGCCATTGCCAAAACTAATTATATTCTAAAGAAAAGGACGATTCATTATTTCGATCAAGATAAATTGAATACTCTCAAAAAGTATGATGTAGTATTGATTTCGAATGAAGAGTCAGTGTTCAATTTGGCTGAAGTATGTAATTTGGCAAGCAGAATAATCGTTTTGGGAAATAAAAAATTAAAAGAAAAAATAGCATCATTTGGTTTTCAAACTGAGCATGAGACAGAAGAAATGATTGTATTAAAGAAAGTGATAGGATGA